Part of the Sulfobacillus acidophilus DSM 10332 genome, TCCCCGGTCACCAGTTTAGCCCATGCCTCGGCGGGAAAGCGATCACGGCGGACCCCCGGCAAAACCCTTAATCGGCGACGATGAAGACATGTTTCCCACCCCGCTATCCGTGGAGCTCCACCGGACCGAAGAGCGGTTACCACATCGCCGACCCGCAAAGGTCGCCCTTCCACGCCGCCAATCCCCAAAAGAACGTCGGTCGCCCGACTGCCCAAAACGGGCGGCACGTCGATCCCGCCCGGAAAGGCCATATAGGCCCGGGCACCTCGCCGTCGGGCGCCGAATCGAATAGTTTCCCCGGTCTCAACCCGCTGAACCTCGCCCGGATTCCACGGTCGACCGCCAATGGTCGCACTTAAGTCAGCCCCGGCCAAGGCCAGATAGCCCGAGGATTCGACGACAAGTTCCGGACCGCTTATCGTCAGCTCTAAAACCGCCGCTTGGGGAGGATTGTCCAATAACCGGTTAGCCCAAACTGCCGCATAATCATCCAACACCCCGGCCACAGCCACCCCCAGATGCTCATACCCCCAGCGACCTGGGTCCTGCACACTCGTCATGAGACCCGGACGTACCACGCGCACACTAACCATGAAGATCCCCCGCTTCCGGCCACTGGCCCGTCCCGTTCAGACGTTCATAGGTCTCGAGATCAATCGCGTAAAATTCCAGATAATCTCCCGGCTGATAGCGCGTGAGGCCAGACTCTTGCCAATCAAACAATTTGGCCGGCGTTCGGCCGATGAGATTCCATCCCCCGGGAGAAGCCAATGGATAAATCCCGGTTTGTTGACCGGCTAGCGCCACGGAACCGGCCGGCACCCGAACCCGGGGCGAATCCCGCCGAGGTACCCGGATTGGTGCGGGAACCACCCCGCAGAGCGGAAATCCCGGAGAAAAGCCAATGGCATAAATGCGATACCGGGTCCCGGTATGAATAGCCGTGACATCTTCCGGAGTCAGTCCGGTCGTTTCTGCAACCGATATCAAGTCCGGCCCCCACACCCCTCCATAAAGCACAGGAATCCGCCATAAGCGGGACCGAGGCCTGACCGCCGAAACGGGCAGGTCCTCTAAATAGTGCCTCACCGAGTCGGCGTCGACGACACCGGGATCAAATTCGACCAGCACCGAGGCATAGGCGGGCACAAAGCCCAAAAACCCCGGAAAAGGATGCCGGGCGAGAGCGGTGCTCCAGGCGATGACCAGGTCGTTTACCTCGGGCGAAATTTCGTGACCGAATTCCGCTAAAATCGCGGAATCGCCCGCCGTCAAAAACGTCGGCATGCGATCATCCTCCCTCCTCCTGTCCTGTCATTTTGTCATATGCCGGCGAAGTACAGCTGCTCTTATCCAGGAGACCAGATTAGCGATTAATTGTCGAGCGGTTGACCGACCGTCTGCCGTTAACGCCTGATAGGCTGAAGCCACTCTCTTCAAGAAATGAGGTCAGCTGATGTCACCCTATCGATGGAGCCCTACCCCGTCGCCGCTTTCGCCCCGGGCACAGGAAGAACGAAGCGACTGGGATCATGTTTTTCGGCAATGGACCACGCTCTTGCAGCAACAATTTCCGGAACACCTGGCGTATCTGGTTTGGGATGCCCCACGCATTCACGCGCTGGAATTGGTCGCCGACGAAATCATGCCACAATATCCCGATTGGGATCCCGCGTTGGCACCGGTCCTTCGGCGAGCCTGGATCAATCGCTTAACCGGGCTAGGCCCGTTAGAAGACCTCCTGTTGGATGAAACCGTAAGCGACATTATGATTAACGGACTCGATGCCTATGTAGAACAAGGCGGGCAGATTACACCCGTCGCTTGGCCTATCCATGACGTCGACGAAGTAGCCGACTTGGCTCGCCAACTGGCGAGTCGCGCCGGCCGGCAGCTCACAACGGAGAACCCGCTATGCGACGCCATTTTGTCCGACGGTTCGCGTATCCACCTCGTTCTGCCGCCGGTCAGCGAGGTTCCCGAGATTACCATTCGCCGGGCCTCCGGCACCCCGTTATCGCTGGAAGACTACTTTCGTCTGGGATCGTTAACCGAAGCCTTATGGGACGATTTACGCGCACGTGTCGTCGCCCGCCAAAATATTCTGGTCGCCGGTGGCGCCGGAACCGGAAAAACCTCTCTTTTACGCCTGTTAGCCACGCAGATTCCTGATCACGAACGGCTGGTCACTATCGAAGATGTCCGTGAATTAAATCTGACCCATCGGAATACCGCGCGTTTGGAATCGCGTGCCCAATGGCCCGTTCACCGCCTGATTATCGAGGCCTTGCGGATGCGGCCGGATCGCATTATCGTGGGCGAAGTACGCGGCGGGGAAGCCTGGGACCTCTTGGAGGCCATGGCAACCGGCCACCCGGGATCGCTCAGCACCGTGCACAGTGGCGGTGATGCCTTGAAAGCGATTAAACGCCTTTCTCGCATGGCGATGTATCAAACCCGCCCAATCCAATACGATCAGATTGTCGCGCATGCCCTGGACACGATTGATGTGGTCGTCAATGTTGAACGCGCAGCCGACGGACACCGGCACATTCGGGCGGTGAGTGAAATTGTCGAAGGCACCATTCGCTCCGTATGGGAATTTCGGTCATGAGAGAGTTCTGGGCCATCATGGCCGGATTCATGGTGTTGGGTTTTCTCATCCCGCTTCCTGTAGAATATGCCACCCTGGCCTGGCTTATCACCGGATGGTCGCATCAATGGCTTTTGATGCTGCTCGCCATCGCCGAAGGATTGGCGCTTGGCCTCTATCACCAAACCCGACGCTGGAGCCGGCGCCGCGATCAGGATGCCGAGGAGGCCGACGCCTTATTACAGCAATTAAACCAATTGATGTCGTGGGGCCATTCCTTAGCCCAATCCTTAGATTCCCTCGGCTATCGAATCGGCGGTCAAACCACCTCGGCCGAATCCGTCCTCCAAGAACTGGCTCGGCATTACCGGGTGTCGGGGTTGGAGGTGGTCGCGGATACCGCCGCAAGCATCCAAAAAGACGGCGGCTCCTTATTACCGGTGATTCAGTGGGCACGCCAACAAATAACCCGAGACCGTCAGGAGCGGTTTGCCCGACAACTGGAAGAATCGTCGAAGCAAAGTACCATTCTCATTTTATCGTTGGCGCCCTTTGGCGTGCTGTTGTTGTTTCGGCTCATATTACCTCCGTTTTACCGCGCGGTGGTTGCCACCTCGCTAGGCCATGCCGCCTTGATCCTCATCTTGACGTTACAAAGTCTGGTTTGGGCTTTCCTCATTCTCTATTTACGAAAGGACGACCACCGCTAATGTTGGCGATCGGATCCTTCTTGTTGGCTTGTGGATTTGCCGGCCGCAGTTCCGTCAATCGGTCGGCCATTTGGGCCGCCTTTGGCGTATGGATAGGGGCCTTTCTTTTCCATCGTCCGCTAATCATCCCGAGCCTATTATTGCTGGCGGGTGGCGTAGCACAAATCGCCATCCGTCGGCCTACTGCGCCGTCCCAAAATCTTCGGCGTCGGGGACTCATTCGATTTTGGCAAAAAGTCGGGGTTTTTTTGTCGGCGGGCATGACCCTATGGCGAGCCATCGAATCCGCGGCCGTCCGCGATCCCGTCGGGTTCGCCATTCAGGCTTATGCGGCCGAAGTGCTCGGTTTACGATCCCCGGAAACGTCCGATCCGATCGCCGACCTTAAAGACCTCCCGGAGTTACCCGCCATTTTGGGGACCATTCGTCACGGGTTTCGACACGGCGTTGATCATCACCTGATAACCCAGCAAGCCAAAGACTGGGACGCCCGCCTGCAATTTGAAGCCCAATTTCGTCAACGCCGGGATCCGTTATGGCTGTCGGTGATACCGGCCCTCTTATTGTTAAATGTCCTGTGGCTATTTTTGGCCCCCCTGGCCCAAAGCTTGTCGGCCGCCTGGCTCCACCTCTAGACAATCGAGTAGGGGCGGGTGACTAACCCGCGCCCTCTCACACCGCCGTACGTACCGTTCGGTATACGGCGGTTCATGGCCAGCGTAGACGTGTCGTTTCATACCGGCTCAGGAGGCGTTGTAAGCCTTGTGCATCCCAGTACGCCACCGTTAGTATGCTGTTCAAAGGTCCCGTGGCAATACGCCACGGGCCTTTGCGTGACATGGCCAATTCCCACGCCTGCCACTCCTTGACCCCCAGCGCCCGTAATTCGCGCAGGCGAGTCCGGGGCCGCGTCCAGCGTCGCCAGACGATGGCCCGAAAGCGATGGCGAATCCAACTATCCAGGTCCCGCAGGGGCGTCGGCGTATCCACGAGAGCGAAGTAGCCTATCCACCCGGCAAGGTACCGGTTAACTTGCTGAATTCGCGCCTCTAAGCGCCCCGGTGCATGTCGGTCGGTGAGTTCCCGCAAGCGGCGCTTGACGCGCCGCAGGGACTCGCGGGCTCGTCCAATCCGATATTGACCCCGGTACTTCAAAAATTTGAACCCGAGGTACGGTCGGCGGGTTAGCCGGTCGACCGCGCTTTTCGCGGTGTTGACGGGCAAGTGGAGGCGGTGTTCAAGATAGCGGGTGACTGAGGTCAAGACCCGCTCTCCTGCCCGTTGGGAATGCACGAATATCATCGCGTCGTCCGCATAGCGGACGAATGCCACCCCCCGCCGCTCGAGTTCCTTGTCGAAATCGTCGAGGACGATATTGGCCAGCAACGGGCTGAGCGGTGAGCCTTGGGCGGCTCCGGCCGTTCGCGGGGCACTCACGCCATCCACCCTAATGCCGGCTTGGAGGTATCGCCGGATGAGCCGCAATACCTGCAGGTCTTGGACCCGGCGCGCGACGCGCGCCATCCGGATGTCATGATTAATCCGGTCGAAGAACTGCTCCAAGTCGAGGTCGACCCCCCATTCGGCCCCGTCCTCGGCGAGCCGACGGACATGCCGCACGGCTTGGTGGGCACTGCGTCCGGGCCGAAAGCCGAAGCTGAAGTCCGCGAAGTGGGGGTCAAAGATGGGCGTCAGGACTTGTAAGACAGCTTGCTGGATAAAGCGGTCGACCACGGTGGGGATGCCGAGCGTCCGGACGCCCCCGGTGGGTTTCGGGATTTCGACCCCTCGGATGGCGTGCGGACGGTAGGTGCCGTCTCGCAGTTGCGGACGAATCATCGGCCAGTGCGCCCCGAGATAGTCCACCAATGCCTTTGTGGACACCCCGTCGACGCCCGGTGCGCCATGGTTGGCCACCACGCGCCGTAGCGCGAGCCGAAGATTCTGCGCGTCCAGTATGGCCTCCATGAGACCGAGTGTGCGACACGTCGGGTGTCGAGGTTCCGGATGCCGGGGACCCACTCGGCGCCTGTATCGGCCCTGCGGGCTTCACCCGTTCATCCGCTCCGAGGCCCTCGCGCCGCGAGGTATTCGGCTGTCGTCGCAAGTCCCACGAATCCATGAACTGCCCCACTTTCTGGTAATGTTCGGTCCTTCAACTGGCGCGGCCGCGCCAGTCTACGATGACCTCGGCTGACGTCTCTCGCGTCACACGCCCCTTGCGATGCGTCTTCCCGCGCGGCGGTACCGCGAGAGATCTCCCCGGGTAAGAGCGTGCCCTGTCCCTCCATCTACCGGGTGCATTGACGTGACGCGCGCTTGACCGTATGGGGCTTCGTTCCGTCGAGCGAACTCACCCCGCGCGCCCCGCCTCGGATGCACTTCCGGTTCGTCCGGCCGGAGGTTTGCCGCCGGCTTCCTTCGGATTCCACCTCACGGCGGACATCCTTGCCGTGAGCTAACGGTTGGAACGGTCATCCCCCGTTCAGGACTTCCACCTTAAAGTACACGCCCATGCCGGGCGCACTCGATAGAAGACGCCGCCCAGTTACGAGCGGCGTCTTCTCCTGCTATCCCCTGCGATTAGTGCCGTCCGAATCCTCGCAGGCGATCGGTCCACCGGGAAGCGGCAGCCGTCGATTGAGTGGTGGGGGTCAGGTGGCGTTCGGCCACGTGAAGACGGTCAACCACCCGTTTAACCGTCGGGTGAACCCCGGCCAACGACCAACATTCGATCGTCAGTGACGGCAATAACGGCCGGATGGATTCGACGGTCGATTGGAACACCGTGGGCGGCGTGTCCCGATCGACCCACAGTATGAGCATATCCAGATAGGGCAGGGCCGCCCAGGCCATATTGCTCAAACGGCGTCCGAAATCCCACGCCTGCCACGAGTCTATTTGCCGCACTAACCATTCAATTTTCGACCCGGTTGCCGATTCCGGCAACGGAAGCCATGGCGGCGGGGCCGGTACAATCCAGTAACCCGTCCCTTCTACCTTGCGTAAAAGGGCCCATTCGGATCGGCTGGTGGAGGGTCCGATCCGTGTTTGCGCCAATGTGAATCCGGCACTGTCCCAATCCAAATCAATCCAGCCGCCGTCCTTTCCGGTCGCCGTGACCTTCCGAATCCACCAGTCCCATAACGGGCGGCGGTCGGGATAGGGATAAAGACTCAACATCCCCCACCGCCGGGGTATCATCGTCTCGTGACTTGCCACCGCCGGCGGATCCGGTGAAATCCACTGCCTAAGCCGGGTTTGATCAATCTCGCCTCGCCATATCGACACCCCGTGAGGGGGTGAAGACACCACCCGAGCCGCACTGACCCAAAACACCCATTCAATGTGGGGATATTGCCGACATAAAACCCACCACGCGTCGGAATCGACCGGTAACCCCGATAGGGCTTCTCCCACCAGCACCTGCCGTGCCCCTGAAATCATCGGTTCTAACGTATCCCAGCGATCCACCGCGGTAATCGCCAGGCGGTCCCCGTATGTCTCCTCGACCCATCGATTGAGGCCTATTTGGCCCGAGGCCAGGATAATCACGGCACACCTACCAGCATCACAAGACCCGCTTTTTCATGTTGATATAAGGCGATGGCCTCTTGCCAGGGCACCAGTAAAGCCACTGCCGCCCCGCTTCCGATCGCTTGATTAACCCCGATGACCGTTAACGGAGACGATTGCCAAATAATCTGTTGGCCACTCCAGACCACCACTTGAACGCTCGCTCCGGGACTGGCAAGAAACGTATCGGCGGCAGCGCTAGGCGAAACCGTCATCACCACCCAGTTTTCTGGAATTTTGCCGAGCATTGCCGGCGTCACCACCGCTCCCGGCCAGAGCGGTTCTCGGGCATAGCCCTGCAGTCGATTCGGATTGATGACCCCCATAGCTGTCTCTGGCACCCAACGCAAATCGGCCGCCGTTACGGGACTTCCCGGGGGCACGTAGCGGGTCACCACCGGCACCTCCACGACCGGACGGCTGGGTGTTAACCAACTCGATCCGAGAAATACCGCCCCGCTGACGACCAGCGCCAAGGGCCCCGCCTTACTCCAGGGCCAGTTCGGCCACCTCAACATCATCTTCCCTCCCCACGCCTTATCTTCGCCACTCCGCTTGCAACACCCGTTGTTCGGCCGGCGAAAAAATCACTTTGAACGGGACATGCGCATCTTCGGCCAATAGTAACCCTTCGCCGGTCATCGCCCCTTTCAATCGCTCAAGCTCTCCCTCATGAAGTCGCATGACCTCGGATAAATCGGTTAAGCTGTCGGGATGTTGCCGCATTAAATTCACTAAGGGGGCATTGCGAAGACATACTTCGGCGGCATGACTTCGCGTCAAATCGCCAATATCCTGGGTCACCAACGAAATCGCGGTACCCCATTTGCGGGCTCGCCGAAACAATTCTTCCAGGTAGGTCACGACCCCGACGTCATTGAATAAATGCCACGCTTCATCGAAGATCACCAGGCGGCGGACGTCACGGCTCACGCGCCGCATCACCCACTCCGTCAGGGCGAGATACGCGGCCGCCTTCATGTGTTCGGTCAATCCGCTGAGGTCGAATATTTCAAAGTCATCGGGCGGGGACCCGCCGGGGGCCCCCAATAACCGATTCCAACGCTCCCAACTGAGGGCCAAGCGATCGCCGGCGCGGCGATTCTCGTCGGTCAACAGTTGAATCAAGCGGTCCGCCGTAAGAACCTTACCCTGCAGAGGAAAAAAACGGGTGCGGGTTTCACTCACCTGCAACCAAACCACATCCCGGACCAAAGGTCCAAATTCCGTCATCAAATCCGGATTGAGGCGGGTTAACAACCGTAGCAAAAAGTCCGCCTGCCGCTCCCGCTCTTCCGGTTCCAGACTGCCGTCAATCGTGAAGGGGTCAAACACAAAGCGAGGCGTCGGGGCTTGCCCGAGTGCCCAGCGGGTTGCCCCGACCGCCTCCAAAATCCGGTATTCGCCCTCCGGATCGATAATCGTGACAGCCCACCCGCGGTACCGGGTCCGCAGAGCTTCCAGTTTCGACAAAAAACTTTTACCGCTACCGGACCACCCGACCGTAACGGAGTGGGGAGAGGCCAATCGAAACCGATCGACGACAATCAGCGAATGGGTATCCGGGTTAATCCCCATGACTTGTCCGGAGGCATGAACCAATTCTCGAGATGAAAACGGGAACACGGTGGCCCAAGCCTGGCTGTCCATTTCGCGCACTTTGTCGGTCGGAGAGGCCAACGGTAAGAGACGGCGCAAGCCGAGCTGTTGTTGAAACCGAAGCGGCCGAATGATTAACAGCATTCCTTGCGTTAAGCTTTCCAAGAGACGTGAGCGCTCTTCCAAAAGATCTTGGGACTCCGCCCAAATCGTCAAGGTCATGCCGACTTCCAACAGCCGGGTTTCCCCTCGCGCGACTCCCACTCGAATTTGGTGAGCATCCTCGATGGCGGTGCCCTCCTCCGCCGAGGCCAAGCGGCCGCCCCGATTGGCCGCCTGCTGGGCTCCTAACCCCCAGATTAACCGCCGATTAATGGTCCGCATGGCCTCCTGATTGGCCACCGGTCCCGTACTGAGCGCCAACGTCAGCGGAAAGGGGACAGCCAAGAGCGGTTCAAACCATCCCGGTTCCACGGTCCGGGGATAGCCGGCAACCGTATAGCTACGAATCCACCATGGGCCCAGTTTGGCCAGGTTACTGGCCACTTCAACGGAATCGGGCCATACGGCATCTAACGGATCCGGCCGCTGCCGCCGCTGCCTTATTCCCATGCCCAATTGACTCCCGGCCTTAACGGTTGCCCCCCGCCTAAACTCGCATATAGAAAGCGGAACAGGTCGTCCTTTTCGAGTGGATGAAGCCGCATCCCGAGTGGTCGTAACCCTTGACCAATGACTTCTTTCCGCCGGCTCAACTCAAGCTCGGCCTCATCCCAGAGGACTTCCCCCCGTCTTCGGGGACGGGAACGGGTGTCGGTACCTTGCCAGGACAAGATAATAAAGAAACGGCGCCGCACCAAATGATGGACCGAGACCGTTTGCTGCAAAAACTCGATATAATCCGCCAAAGAAGGGCGCAAATGAGCTTCGATTTGTTCTTCCCGGCTTTTTAATTCGCCTAGGTATTCGTCCAACCGCAAGTAATCCGACCGCACCAAAATCTCCACCGGAAAACTTAAGCCGTTTAAAAACGCGGTATACCCGCTAATTAACCGTTCTTGCTCCCGGTTGGACCGTAATCCAAAATTAATGGGCGTCGCTTCGAGAACGGTGGTAAAACGGTCACGACCGACCAGACAGATACCGGGCCCCACCGCTCGAATGGGAAATAATCGATTGATTTTCACCGCCATGTTATCACCCCATGCATCATTTAAATTGGGTTCAGGGTGCCACGCTCAAGGTAAGTAGCGCCGCGGCGAGCAGAGAAAGAAAAGCATCCGCCAAATCCATTGGGGAAAAGAACTCTCGTCGAAACGGCCCCAAGTCAATACGGCCGCCATTAAGGAAATGCCGCCGATACCTGCACCGCGTGCAACCAGCGGCTTTACCACGTGCCAGGCCCATAGATCCAGCGTAATTCCGGCCACGAGCCACGGTATATCGCTTAGTCGAAGACCAAATAAGATTTCCGGTTCTCGGGCAAGCGGTAAAAGCACGGTACGCGGAGTCGCCATCCGATTCACCACCCCCGCCCGATGAGGTGTCGAAATTGGGTGGGGATTTTCGTCATATACCACAATAACCCCACCTCCAAAATCAGGCCGGTGGCATTGAGCGCGTGTCCTCCGAGCATCCCCCAGGCGATCCACAAGACCCCCGCGTGAAGGCTTTGAACAAATATCAATGCGACCAATTCCCGAAACAACCGGCCAATGCCGGTCGGATGAAACCCGGTTGCCCAGAGAAGCGCCCCCCAGGGCAAAAGTGCCGTCAACAGCAAGATTTCGATACTTCGGATGGCGTAAAAAACGGCCAAATAGACCACTAGCGCGACGATCAACAGAGAAAAGACCAACACCAGCAGCGGGGACATCCAAGAGGCGGTTATCGGACTGGCCGGCCAAGCCACTGTCGGCGGTTTCAACGCCAACACCATTCCGTCGTTGATGCCCAGCAATTGGTGCACCGTCCATAACCCGGCACTCCCCAACACCGCGGCGACCACCGTCCGCTCGACAAATTCCCACGGGCCCATCGGATAGAGGCCCGACCACCCCATTTGCGGCCACATCAGACGCATAATCCCGAGAATTAAGAGAAGGCCGGCCACTCCCCAGCACAAATGAAGGCTGAGGTAATAAAAAGCGGTTGCAGCCCTGGGCCACGCCAAAGGAGCTAAAATGGTGTGGCTCACCAGCTGCTCGCTTAATGACGCCAATTGTTGCCACAACCAACCGGAGAATATCCGAATCCC contains:
- a CDS encoding type IV secretory pathway VirB4 protein-like protein (COGs: COG3451 Type IV secretory pathway VirB4 protein~KEGG: cai:Caci_4080 type IV secretory pathway VirB4 protein-like protein~SPTR: Type IV secretory pathway VirB4 protein-like protein) codes for the protein MGIRQRRQRPDPLDAVWPDSVEVASNLAKLGPWWIRSYTVAGYPRTVEPGWFEPLLAVPFPLTLALSTGPVANQEAMRTINRRLIWGLGAQQAANRGGRLASAEEGTAIEDAHQIRVGVARGETRLLEVGMTLTIWAESQDLLEERSRLLESLTQGMLLIIRPLRFQQQLGLRRLLPLASPTDKVREMDSQAWATVFPFSSRELVHASGQVMGINPDTHSLIVVDRFRLASPHSVTVGWSGSGKSFLSKLEALRTRYRGWAVTIIDPEGEYRILEAVGATRWALGQAPTPRFVFDPFTIDGSLEPEERERQADFLLRLLTRLNPDLMTEFGPLVRDVVWLQVSETRTRFFPLQGKVLTADRLIQLLTDENRRAGDRLALSWERWNRLLGAPGGSPPDDFEIFDLSGLTEHMKAAAYLALTEWVMRRVSRDVRRLVIFDEAWHLFNDVGVVTYLEELFRRARKWGTAISLVTQDIGDLTRSHAAEVCLRNAPLVNLMRQHPDSLTDLSEVMRLHEGELERLKGAMTGEGLLLAEDAHVPFKVIFSPAEQRVLQAEWRR
- a CDS encoding urea amidolyase related protein (PFAM: Allophanate hydrolase subunit 2; Biotin-requiring enzyme~TIGRFAM: biotin-dependent carboxylase uncharacterized domain~COGs: COG1984 Allophanate hydrolase subunit 2~InterPro IPR003778:IPR000089~KEGG: mca:MCA0477 allophanate hydrolase, subunit 2~PFAM: Allophanate hydrolase subunit 2; Biotin/lipoyl attachment~PRIAM: Urea carboxylase~SMART: Allophanate hydrolase subunit 2~SPTR: Allophanate hydrolase, subunit 2;~TIGRFAM: Allophanate hydrolase subunit 2) — translated: MVSVRVVRPGLMTSVQDPGRWGYEHLGVAVAGVLDDYAAVWANRLLDNPPQAAVLELTISGPELVVESSGYLALAGADLSATIGGRPWNPGEVQRVETGETIRFGARRRGARAYMAFPGGIDVPPVLGSRATDVLLGIGGVEGRPLRVGDVVTALRSGGAPRIAGWETCLHRRRLRVLPGVRRDRFPAEAWAKLVTGEFRVSLHSDAMGLRLSGPPIPSVPGDAISEGMAIGAIECPPSGELLVLLKNRGTLGGYPALAHVIRADWPALAQLVPGELVFFDPVTPEAAYTAWRQQQSWIEHGATLPRDIPIRAPIAGGVDRNDGEGRLLSAPGDVVAAGQPILDIISLGQRMTVTSPVFGILLDLVRDGSWVEAGDEIATIRGWDDGGTD
- a CDS encoding hypothetical protein (KEGG: rba:RB13074 protein secretion system or pilus assembly related protein TadB~SPTR: Probable protein secretion system or pilus assembly related protein TadB); its protein translation is MREFWAIMAGFMVLGFLIPLPVEYATLAWLITGWSHQWLLMLLAIAEGLALGLYHQTRRWSRRRDQDAEEADALLQQLNQLMSWGHSLAQSLDSLGYRIGGQTTSAESVLQELARHYRVSGLEVVADTAASIQKDGGSLLPVIQWARQQITRDRQERFARQLEESSKQSTILILSLAPFGVLLLFRLILPPFYRAVVATSLGHAALILILTLQSLVWAFLILYLRKDDHR
- a CDS encoding SAF domain protein (InterPro IPR013974~PFAM: SAF domain), coding for MLRWPNWPWSKAGPLALVVSGAVFLGSSWLTPSRPVVEVPVVTRYVPPGSPVTAADLRWVPETAMGVINPNRLQGYAREPLWPGAVVTPAMLGKIPENWVVMTVSPSAAADTFLASPGASVQVVVWSGQQIIWQSSPLTVIGVNQAIGSGAAVALLVPWQEAIALYQHEKAGLVMLVGVP
- a CDS encoding type II secretion system protein E (PFAM: Type II/IV secretion system protein~COGs: COG4962 Flp pilus assembly protein ATPase CpaF~InterPro IPR001482~KEGG: cwo:Cwoe_3782 type II secretion system protein E~PFAM: Type II secretion system protein E~SPTR: Type II secretion system protein E), encoding MSPYRWSPTPSPLSPRAQEERSDWDHVFRQWTTLLQQQFPEHLAYLVWDAPRIHALELVADEIMPQYPDWDPALAPVLRRAWINRLTGLGPLEDLLLDETVSDIMINGLDAYVEQGGQITPVAWPIHDVDEVADLARQLASRAGRQLTTENPLCDAILSDGSRIHLVLPPVSEVPEITIRRASGTPLSLEDYFRLGSLTEALWDDLRARVVARQNILVAGGAGTGKTSLLRLLATQIPDHERLVTIEDVRELNLTHRNTARLESRAQWPVHRLIIEALRMRPDRIIVGEVRGGEAWDLLEAMATGHPGSLSTVHSGGDALKAIKRLSRMAMYQTRPIQYDQIVAHALDTIDVVVNVERAADGHRHIRAVSEIVEGTIRSVWEFRS
- a CDS encoding hypothetical protein (PFAM: Allophanate hydrolase subunit 1~TIGRFAM: TIGR00370 family protein~COGs: COG2049 Allophanate hydrolase subunit 1~InterPro IPR003833:IPR010016~KEGG: tga:TGAM_1183 allophanate hydrolase subunit 1~PFAM: Allophanate hydrolase subunit 1~SMART: Allophanate hydrolase subunit 1~SPTR: Putative uncharacterized protein;~TIGRFAM: Conserved hypothetical protein CHP00370); the encoded protein is MPTFLTAGDSAILAEFGHEISPEVNDLVIAWSTALARHPFPGFLGFVPAYASVLVEFDPGVVDADSVRHYLEDLPVSAVRPRSRLWRIPVLYGGVWGPDLISVAETTGLTPEDVTAIHTGTRYRIYAIGFSPGFPLCGVVPAPIRVPRRDSPRVRVPAGSVALAGQQTGIYPLASPGGWNLIGRTPAKLFDWQESGLTRYQPGDYLEFYAIDLETYERLNGTGQWPEAGDLHG
- a CDS encoding RNA-directed DNA polymerase (Reverse transcriptase) (PFAM: Reverse transcriptase (RNA-dependent DNA polymerase); Group II intron, maturase-specific domain~COGs: COG3344 Retron-type reverse transcriptase~InterPro IPR000477:IPR013597~KEGG: sth:STH1794 group II intron-encoding maturase~PFAM: RNA-directed DNA polymerase (reverse transcriptase); Group II intron, maturase-specific~SPTR: Group II intron-encoding maturase), giving the protein MGPRHPEPRHPTCRTLGLMEAILDAQNLRLALRRVVANHGAPGVDGVSTKALVDYLGAHWPMIRPQLRDGTYRPHAIRGVEIPKPTGGVRTLGIPTVVDRFIQQAVLQVLTPIFDPHFADFSFGFRPGRSAHQAVRHVRRLAEDGAEWGVDLDLEQFFDRINHDIRMARVARRVQDLQVLRLIRRYLQAGIRVDGVSAPRTAGAAQGSPLSPLLANIVLDDFDKELERRGVAFVRYADDAMIFVHSQRAGERVLTSVTRYLEHRLHLPVNTAKSAVDRLTRRPYLGFKFLKYRGQYRIGRARESLRRVKRRLRELTDRHAPGRLEARIQQVNRYLAGWIGYFALVDTPTPLRDLDSWIRHRFRAIVWRRWTRPRTRLRELRALGVKEWQAWELAMSRKGPWRIATGPLNSILTVAYWDAQGLQRLLSRYETTRLRWP
- a CDS encoding hypothetical protein (KEGG: ttm:Tthe_0303 hypothetical protein~SPTR: Type IV secretory pathway VirB4 protein) — its product is MAVKINRLFPIRAVGPGICLVGRDRFTTVLEATPINFGLRSNREQERLISGYTAFLNGLSFPVEILVRSDYLRLDEYLGELKSREEQIEAHLRPSLADYIEFLQQTVSVHHLVRRRFFIILSWQGTDTRSRPRRRGEVLWDEAELELSRRKEVIGQGLRPLGMRLHPLEKDDLFRFLYASLGGGQPLRPGVNWAWE